TCCCCCTGACCCCCTGGGGTGTTCTTGATCCCTGGGTCACCCCGTGGACTGCCTGGGTGTCCCCTTGACCACCTGGATGCCCCCTGAGCCCCAGGTCACCGTCCTCCCCACCGACTGCCCGCTTGTGTCTCCACAGCATCAAGATGGTGCTCATGTGGACCAGTGGCGACGCCTTCAAGACGGCCTACTTCCTGCTGAAGGGCGCACCTCTGCAGTTCTCCGTGTGCGGCCTGCTGCAGGTGCTGGTGGACCTGGCCATCCTGGGGCAGGCCTACGCCTTTGCCCGTCACCCCCAGAAGCCGGCGCTGCACGCTGTGCACCCTGCTGGCACCAAGGCCCTCTGAGAGTGGGGAGGACAAGGATATGGGCCAGCCAGCCACGGGCACTGGTGGGTGCTGTGGCCGCTGCAGGTGTGGGGAAGACGGGGTCCGGGTGTTGGGGTCTCCAGCCTCTGTGGGGTCTCTCCGGGTGGGCGGTGGGGGTGGGACAGCCAGGGTGGATCTGAGCCCGAGAGTTTCGGATGTTTTTAGGGTGATATAAAAAGCAAGTGTTTTTCCCGTTTCCTCTTACAAAACACCATCTGAGCCCGAGGTACACACGGGGCGGCGGAAGGTGACCTGCAGGAACCTGCTCCAGGTGGACCCGTGGGGTGACCTCAGGAGACCCTGCAAGTCCTGTGAGCAGAGCTGTCAACCCCGCGACACCCTGGCCAGACCCTGGTTGGACTGGGGCGGCCTCTGCTGCCTGGGGTCTGGCACCATGGAGGGCAGGGCTTTCTCTGCCTGGTACACATGGAAAGGGGCTGTGTGGACGCAGGGTTACCGTGCTCCTGGTGGAAAGCGGCTGTGTGGACGCAGAGTCCCCGTGCTCCTGGTGGAAAGGCGCTGTGTGGACGCAGAGTCCCCGTGCTCCTGGTGGAAAGCGGCTGTGTGGACGCAGGGTCCCCTTGCTGCTGGTGGAAAGGGGCTGTGTGGACGCAGGGTCCCCGTGCTCCTGGTTTCTGGCAGTTGGTGTCTCCTGGGCCTCGAGAGCGGCTGCCAGGCCCGGACGCCTCGTGGCTACGCTGTGTCCAGCCCTGCTGAGCATCACCAGGGGTAGCTCACGCTGCTTTTGTCAGAGCCTCTGGTCCTCCTGGAGTCCTTGGGGATGTGGCAGATGCCAACAACCATCAGACAACGTGGAGGCCCTCATGGGTGAAGGCTGCGGGGGCCGTGCCGAGGCTGTACACACGCAGTCCGCACGCCACCCTTGGGCTCCACTGGCAGAGAGCCCCTTCCTTCTGGACGCCAACTGCACCTCCGGATACAGCGTTGATGTCCATTTTCCAGGAGGGAGGCGGCCTCGGGTCCAGGGAGTGGAGGGGCTGCCCCTGCCACGCAGGTCCTGGCCAATGGTCCCTCACCCTGCCGCCCTGGGCTTTTGGCCTGAAGCAAATTCCTGAGTGGGAGTGCCGGGGCCTGCCACATCCTGTCCTGTCCACTGCCTGCCCCCTTGTGCTGGCTCCACAGTTCTGCTACGGTGGGAGCTGCCAGTCTGACCCTTGTCACCCCACGCTCTGCCCCCACCCCGTTTTCAGTTTAACACAAGGTCACACGGTGTCAGCAGCCCTGCACTGACCGCAGCCGGCCCCCAGTCCTCAGAGTTCTGGATGCTTCTGTGCGGCTCCAACAGGCATCGTCTTCCCTTCCGCGGGCGGAGGGGCCGCTTCCCGCAGGCGTCTGAGCTCTCCGCCGGGGCCGTGGCTGTGGCCGTGGGAAGGTGTTCCACGCTGCCGCCCCGAGTCTTCCTCGGAAACACTCTTGAATGTCTGAGTGAGGGTCCTGTTTAGCTCTTTGGCCTGTGAGatgctttgaaaatttttatttttttaagatgaagcaAGATGTCTGTAGCGGTAATTGCCTCACATTAAAATGTCACCGATTGCAGGCACGGTGACTGCTGAATGTATCCCGTGTGGTGACTTGGAATCAATAAACCATTTGTGGATCCCGTGTGGTATGAGTGGGCCCCGGGCAGAGGGAAGGATCTGGCTGTGGTCCTGGCCTCTGCCCAGACACACCCTTTAGCCTGGGCCACCTTAGAAGGCTCCCGTGTGACCCGGGTTCCTCCAGGGCCCCCAAATGACAGCCCAGCCCCCTCAACCTGTCACTACCCTTTGCCTGTGGGCCAGTGGCCCAGGGGTCCCTTCGGCTCGTCACAGACGGGTCTGGCTGCCCTGGCCTCTGCGGTTCACACATCCGCCCTTCTGCCTCCCACTGAAGGCTCAGAGCATGGGAAACGCCTCCTTTAAAGGCCAAGAGAAGCATTTCCAGATTTGTGATCTGGGAGCAGCTCATAGAGGTGGAGCTGTGTGCGCACTGCGATTTTTTCCATGCAGTGTTTACATTGAAGGCAAGATGCGAGTTTCTTTGTCCAGTAAAAAACCAGTCGCATGGGTGCAGGGCAGGATTTGGGTTGAAGGGCCCATCCGGGTACTAGGAGAGGGCACAGGCCACATCCCAGCAGCAGCCTGGGGGAAGATGGGAGATGAAGGCCAGCGCGTCTAGAACGTCTGGGACACAAATCGTCCTCCTCAAGTGCTGGTGGGTGGTGCCAGATGAACCCGAGGTCTCGCGCAGGGGTGGGGTCGTGCGTCTTCAGGGTGTGGAGACAGGCAGTTCTTGGGGACCACTCTGGGCCACCCGGTTTTAACAGGAAATGGGGGCAAGGTCTCAACCCCACACTGTGGGAGccgtggggggtgggggcagcagtGGAAATAGCTGCGTTTCTCAACTCTCAAGGCACTGCCACCCTGCGATGCCTTCTGACAGTTTTAAGCAACAAAGCACCACGGGGGAAGCAGGAGGCCGAGGACTCCTCCCAGTGAGAGAGAGCAGGTCGTGGGAGCCTGAGAAGTTCACATTCCTCTCaccacatgaggaaactgaggcctgccCTGAGCCCCAGCCCTGTGCCCTTCCCAGGGGCCTGAGAGGGTGGCCCACAGGGCACCTGTAGAGGGAAAGGGATGCCCAGGGGCTGGGTGGGCACTTGCTCAGGAGGAAATGTCCCCCCACCCCAGTCTCAGCACAAGTGCCCGGCACCCCCATCCTGGTGACCCAGGGTGGCCTCTGGTGGGCCCGGGGCTCCCTGGCCAGACCCTGCAGCCCAAAGTGGGGAGGGGCAGGTCCAAGACTCCCCATCCCCCGACATTCCCCACCTCTGACCTGGCCCTCCGTGGAAGAACgacttgggtttatttctgggggTCTTCGTGGTGGTCAGCACCTCACCGCACAGGAGGAATTCTTCTGTCTTTGGGGGTCACCAGCAATGCTGGGACAAGCAGCAAGTAGGGGGCACCGGCCTCAGCGCGTGGCCCCTCGGGCTGTCCTCTGCGTGGGCCTCTCAGACCAGTACCAAGCTCTGCTCATTCCTGAGCAAGACCCAAGGCTGTCACTGTGAGAGTGGCCCTCAGTGCAGAGCCAGACCCCAGGCCCACCCGCGCTGTGTGCCTGGCGTCCATGGACCCTCCGTGTCATGGGCACCTGGGGCACCAGCTGACCTGGCTGTTGGGGGAGGCAGGTCTGAGCCCCACGTGGTCCCGGTGGGTTGCTGCAGGTCTGCTATGGAAAAGGACTGGGGCTTGCACTCAGGCACTCACCGGGGCCATGCACATCTCCCCTTTCTCCACACCTGCGTCCCCTACGGACTCCTGCTGTGTAATGGACAGTGGGACCCTCTGGTGAGGCATCCCCCTTCCGCTTCGGGCTGTGGCCATCATGTCTCAAGTTTCCTGGGTGAACTCATCAAAATGAACGCGTGCAGAGCAGCGCGGTGTGGAAATTTCCTTCCTCTCCACCTGCAGAAAGGCCCAGAAGGCGGCCATGGAAGGGTTGCAGTGCCACACGCAGACCTTATGCGGAGGGAGTGTCAGGAGGCCCTTGTCACCCTCCCTGAGGTCAAGCCTTGAAGATTCCCCAGGGAGGTGGTGTCGGGGAATGGAGGTTAGAGGTCAGGGCTGGAATCCTCTTCCCTGACCACCAAAAGGGCAGTTACTGGGGCGGCACTGGGGGTGCTGTGAGCGTCGGCTCAAACCTCTGTCCCATCCCTGGGAAGGTGATGTGGCCTTGGGCAGAGGTGGATGCGGAGGGCCTCCTTCCGTAGGGTGCCCATTCTGGGTGCCACGGGGGCCTGGCAAGGGCTGCGCTACCCCTTTCTCCCTGGCCGGAGGCAGGAAAAgtcgggggcgggggggggggggggcccGAAGTCATCCACAGTCGGCGTGGAACTTCTGGGacttactaaatttatttttatctaggtataaaaaattaaaaatccaaagaCAGAAGCAGGGCAGGACACAGGCCAGTGACTTCGCCCAGCGCTGCCAGGGGAGTCAGGCGGGGCCCCGCCGAGTTCTGGGGCTGCTCACACAGGAGGGCCGAGGACGCGGCCGGCAGGAGCCGCTCCCCAGAGCCAGACGACCCCCGCCCTTCGGCGCGCCTCGGGGGTCCCGACGCTGCAGCTGGAGGGGGCAGGGGATCCCCGTGCGGGCGGCGCAGGCATCAGCGCTCTGCCCGCACCCACAGCGCGTCCGCGGAGTCGGCGGCCTGGCCCGCGCCGTCGGGGCCCTGCGAACTGTCCTCGGTGGCCGTGGCCGAGCGCGTGCTGTCCTCCCGCAGGGCCGGCTCGGGGCTGGTCGCGCGCTGCTGCTGCTCCTTGAGCTCGGAGTAGGAGCGCGAGAAGGTGTGGAAGATGGAGGTGACCGGGAAGGCCATGAGCAGGATGCCGCTGAGGATGCTGCTGAGCGCCACCACCTGCCCGGGCAGGCTGCGCGGAACCATGTCGCCGTAGCCCACGGTGGTCATGGAGATGACGGCCCACCAGTAGCTGGCGGGCACGCTGGAGAAGTCGCGGCGCGCGCCCAGCTCGCGCTCGGCCAGGTGCACCAGCGGCGCGAAGAGCGCCATGGCCACGCAcaggaacagcagcagcagcccgAACTCGCGCGCGCAGCGTTGCACGGTCAGGCCCAGCGAGCGCAGCCCCAGCGAGTGGCGCGCCAGGCGCATCACGTAGAGCACGCGCAGCGCGCGCAGCAGCCGCAGCACCAGCCCCGCGCGCTCCAGGAGCTTGGTCCCGCCCGGGCCCGCCGCCAGCCCCAGCAGCAGGGACACGTAGAACGGCAGCAGCGCCAGGATGTCGATGATGTTGAGCGGCGCGCGCAGGAAGGCGCACTTGCTCTCGGCCTGCAGGGAGCGTAGCAGGAACTCGAAGGAGAACCAGGCCACGCACACGGTCTCCAGCACGAACAGGCTGCGGCACTTGGGGGAGCACTCGCCCTGCGGGGAAAGGGGACGTGGGGTTGGGGGCGCAGGCCTGTTGGAGGGCCGGGGCGCTGCGCCCTTCCTTCCCCAGGACCAGAGGCGTCCCCAGGCCACCCTTCCCGCGCCAACCCACGGAAGCGGGTGCAAGGGATATTGACAAACAGGCCCAgttctatttggaaaaaaaaaaaaaatgaaaaaccagcAAGATTTAATGGTGATCACTTCGGGCTTGAGAACGGATGCCCTTAGCTGACCCAGGAAACTggtgaaaataatgtttaaacCTTTGACCTTTTAAAGCCTTGGGAAATGATCTTAAGAGCAAAcagcaaacaaagaaacatctATTTATATGTGAACATTCTGTAAGAAAGAGCATTTGTGGTATCTGTGTCAAGACTGCATCCTCCTCATCAGCTTGGCCAGGAGGAGACTCCATGTGGAATGGCTGCAGCCAGGGACAcagccctcccacccccaccgcACCCACAGCTCCCAGTCAGGGGGCTTCTTCCCCCAGAAGGGGCCGACATCACCATCTCACATTctgccctcagctcctggggCTAGGTCCTTGGGGAGTCCGGTGGAGGGTGGggctccctcctcctgcccagtcCCCACTCTCGTGGGTGGGAGGCTGGCTTTGGGCGTCACAGGCGGGAGGCCGGCCTTGGGCGTCACGGGCGGGAGGCCGGCCTTGGGCGTCACGGGAGGGAGGCCGGCCTTGGGTGTCACGGGTGAGAGGCTGGCCTTGGGTGTCACGGGCGAGAGGCTGGCCTTGGGTGTCACGGGCGGGAGGCCGGCCTTGGGTGTCACGGGAGGGAGGCTGGCCTTGGGTGTCACG
This is a stretch of genomic DNA from Macaca nemestrina isolate mMacNem1 chromosome 19, mMacNem.hap1, whole genome shotgun sequence. It encodes these proteins:
- the LOC139360115 gene encoding voltage-gated potassium channel regulatory subunit KCNG2 isoform X2 — encoded protein: MEPWPCSAGGGGGGTRARHVIINVGGCRVRLAWAALARCPLARLERLRACRGHDELLRVCDDYDVSRDEFFFDRSPCAFRAIVALLRAGKLRLLRGPCALAFRDELAYWGIDEARLERCCLRRLRRREEEAAEAREGPAELGAQGSPARALGPRGRLQRGRRRLRDVVDNPHSGLAGKLFACVSVSFVAVTAVGLCLSTMPDIRAEEERGECSPKCRSLFVLETVCVAWFSFEFLLRSLQAESKCAFLRAPLNIIDILALLPFYVSLLLGLAAGPGGTKLLERAGLVLRLLRALRVLYVMRLARHSLGLRSLGLTVQRCAREFGLLLLFLCVAMALFAPLVHLAERELGARRDFSSVPASYWWAVISMTTVGYGDMVPRSLPGQVVALSSILSGILLMAFPVTSIFHTFSRSYSELKEQQQRATSPEPALREDSTRSATATEDSSQGPDGAGQAADSADALWVRAER
- the LOC139360115 gene encoding voltage-gated potassium channel regulatory subunit KCNG2 isoform X1, which encodes MALFRGRRRRWDPRPPRHHQRGRLPRAPGLGRAGAMPPRAPGAPARLPRPRRATARVRRLRREPRRVLLRPQPVRLPRHRGAAARGEAAAAAGPVRAGVPRRAGLLGHRRGAPGALLPAPPAPPRGGSGRGARGAGGARGAGEPGARPGASGAAAARPAAPARRSGQPALGAGGQALRLRVRVLRGRHGRGPLPEHHAGHPRGGGAGRVLPQVPQPVRAGDRVRGLVLLRVPATLPAGREQVRLPARAAQHHRHPGAAAVLRVPAAGAGGGPGRDQAPGARGAGAAAAARAARALRDAPGAPLAGAALAGPDRATLRARVRAAAAVPVRGHGALRAAGAPGRARAGRAPRLLQRARQLLVGRHLHDHRGLRRHGSAQPARAGGGAQQHPQRHPAHGLPGHLHLPHLLALLLRAQGAAAARDQPRAGPAGGQHALGHGHRGQFAGPRRRGPGRRLRGRAVGAGRALMPAPPARGSPAPSSCSVGTPEARRRAGVVWLWGAAPAGRVLGPPV